The Pangasianodon hypophthalmus isolate fPanHyp1 chromosome 2, fPanHyp1.pri, whole genome shotgun sequence genome window below encodes:
- the prkag1 gene encoding 5'-AMP-activated protein kinase subunit gamma-1 isoform X1 produces the protein MECVPAVVDEFECKKEAHIDDPDRNAYTRFMKSHRCYDLVPTSSKLVVFDTSLQVKKAFFALVSNGVRAAPLWDSKKQCFVGKRLIQHVQLVIMNSFPFLLHSNYTFIIGMLTITDFINILHRYYKSPMVQIYELEEHKIETWREVYLQDSFKPLVSISPNASLYDAVSSLLKHKIHRLPVIDPLTGNTLYILTHKRILKFLKLFISEMPKPAFLSKSLEELNIGTFQNIAMVHADTPLYTALGLFVDQRVSALPVIDDNGRVVDIYSKFDVINLAAEKTYNNLDITVTKALQHRSQYFEGVLTCQAHETLEAIINRLVEAEVHRLVMIDDHEVVKGIVSLSDILQALVLTSGDNGSA, from the exons atggagtgt GTTCCTGCTGTTGTTGATGAATTTGAGTGTAAAAAGGAGGCACACATAGATG ATCCTGACCGCAATGCGTACACTCGCTTTATGAAGTCTCACCGCTGCTATGACCTGGTGCCAACTAGCTCCAAATTGGTGGTGTTTGACACCTCTCTGCAG GTGAAAAAGGCTTTCTTTGCTCTTGTCTCCAATGGAGTGAGAGCGGCTCCACTCTGGGACAGCAAGAAGCAGTGCTTTGTTGGTAAGCGGCTTATACAGCATGTACAATTAGTCATCATGAATTCATTTCCCTTTCTGCTACATtctaattatacatttattataggCATGTTGACCATAACAGACTTTATCAACATACTTCATCGCTACTACAAGTCACCGATG GTTCAAATATATGAGTTGGAAGAACACAAAATAGAGACATGGAGAG AGGTCTATCTACAGGATTCCTTCAAACCTCTTGTTAGCATATCACCTAATGCCAG TCTGTATGATGCTGTGTCATCTCTGCTGAAGCACAAGATCCACAGGTTGCCAGTAATTGATCCTCTGACAGGGAACACGCTGTACATCCTTACTCACAAGAGGATCCTCAAGTTCCTCAAACTCTTT ATTTCAGAGATGCCCAAACCAGCATTCCTATCAAAGTCTCTCGAAGAACTCAACATCGGAACATTCCAGAACATTGCCATGGTCCACGCTGACACACCCCTCTACACGGCGTTGGGACTCTTCGTCGACCAGAGGGTGTCTGCCCTGCCTGTAATCGATGATAATG GAAGGGTGGTTGACATATACTCCAAGTTTGACGTCATA AACCTGGCTGCGGAAAAGACGTACAACAACCTGGACATTACTGTCACAAAAGCCCTTCAGCATCGCTCTCAGTACTTTGAGGGAGTTCTCACCTGTCAAGCACATGAAACACTGGAGGCCATCATCAACAGACTGGTGGAGGCAGAG GTGCACAGATTAGTGATGATAGATGATCATGAGGTGGTGAAGGGCATCGTTTCTCTCTCAGATATTCTTCAGGCTCTGGTGCTCACCAGTGGAGACAATG GCTCTGCTTGA
- the prkag1 gene encoding 5'-AMP-activated protein kinase subunit gamma-1 isoform X2, whose translation MECVPAVVDEFECKKEAHIDDPDRNAYTRFMKSHRCYDLVPTSSKLVVFDTSLQVKKAFFALVSNGVRAAPLWDSKKQCFVGMLTITDFINILHRYYKSPMVQIYELEEHKIETWREVYLQDSFKPLVSISPNASLYDAVSSLLKHKIHRLPVIDPLTGNTLYILTHKRILKFLKLFISEMPKPAFLSKSLEELNIGTFQNIAMVHADTPLYTALGLFVDQRVSALPVIDDNGRVVDIYSKFDVINLAAEKTYNNLDITVTKALQHRSQYFEGVLTCQAHETLEAIINRLVEAEVHRLVMIDDHEVVKGIVSLSDILQALVLTSGDNGSA comes from the exons atggagtgt GTTCCTGCTGTTGTTGATGAATTTGAGTGTAAAAAGGAGGCACACATAGATG ATCCTGACCGCAATGCGTACACTCGCTTTATGAAGTCTCACCGCTGCTATGACCTGGTGCCAACTAGCTCCAAATTGGTGGTGTTTGACACCTCTCTGCAG GTGAAAAAGGCTTTCTTTGCTCTTGTCTCCAATGGAGTGAGAGCGGCTCCACTCTGGGACAGCAAGAAGCAGTGCTTTGTTG gCATGTTGACCATAACAGACTTTATCAACATACTTCATCGCTACTACAAGTCACCGATG GTTCAAATATATGAGTTGGAAGAACACAAAATAGAGACATGGAGAG AGGTCTATCTACAGGATTCCTTCAAACCTCTTGTTAGCATATCACCTAATGCCAG TCTGTATGATGCTGTGTCATCTCTGCTGAAGCACAAGATCCACAGGTTGCCAGTAATTGATCCTCTGACAGGGAACACGCTGTACATCCTTACTCACAAGAGGATCCTCAAGTTCCTCAAACTCTTT ATTTCAGAGATGCCCAAACCAGCATTCCTATCAAAGTCTCTCGAAGAACTCAACATCGGAACATTCCAGAACATTGCCATGGTCCACGCTGACACACCCCTCTACACGGCGTTGGGACTCTTCGTCGACCAGAGGGTGTCTGCCCTGCCTGTAATCGATGATAATG GAAGGGTGGTTGACATATACTCCAAGTTTGACGTCATA AACCTGGCTGCGGAAAAGACGTACAACAACCTGGACATTACTGTCACAAAAGCCCTTCAGCATCGCTCTCAGTACTTTGAGGGAGTTCTCACCTGTCAAGCACATGAAACACTGGAGGCCATCATCAACAGACTGGTGGAGGCAGAG GTGCACAGATTAGTGATGATAGATGATCATGAGGTGGTGAAGGGCATCGTTTCTCTCTCAGATATTCTTCAGGCTCTGGTGCTCACCAGTGGAGACAATG GCTCTGCTTGA
- the prkag1 gene encoding 5'-AMP-activated protein kinase subunit gamma-1 isoform X3 has translation MKSHRCYDLVPTSSKLVVFDTSLQVKKAFFALVSNGVRAAPLWDSKKQCFVGKRLIQHVQLVIMNSFPFLLHSNYTFIIGMLTITDFINILHRYYKSPMVQIYELEEHKIETWREVYLQDSFKPLVSISPNASLYDAVSSLLKHKIHRLPVIDPLTGNTLYILTHKRILKFLKLFISEMPKPAFLSKSLEELNIGTFQNIAMVHADTPLYTALGLFVDQRVSALPVIDDNGRVVDIYSKFDVINLAAEKTYNNLDITVTKALQHRSQYFEGVLTCQAHETLEAIINRLVEAEVHRLVMIDDHEVVKGIVSLSDILQALVLTSGDNGSA, from the exons ATGAAGTCTCACCGCTGCTATGACCTGGTGCCAACTAGCTCCAAATTGGTGGTGTTTGACACCTCTCTGCAG GTGAAAAAGGCTTTCTTTGCTCTTGTCTCCAATGGAGTGAGAGCGGCTCCACTCTGGGACAGCAAGAAGCAGTGCTTTGTTGGTAAGCGGCTTATACAGCATGTACAATTAGTCATCATGAATTCATTTCCCTTTCTGCTACATtctaattatacatttattataggCATGTTGACCATAACAGACTTTATCAACATACTTCATCGCTACTACAAGTCACCGATG GTTCAAATATATGAGTTGGAAGAACACAAAATAGAGACATGGAGAG AGGTCTATCTACAGGATTCCTTCAAACCTCTTGTTAGCATATCACCTAATGCCAG TCTGTATGATGCTGTGTCATCTCTGCTGAAGCACAAGATCCACAGGTTGCCAGTAATTGATCCTCTGACAGGGAACACGCTGTACATCCTTACTCACAAGAGGATCCTCAAGTTCCTCAAACTCTTT ATTTCAGAGATGCCCAAACCAGCATTCCTATCAAAGTCTCTCGAAGAACTCAACATCGGAACATTCCAGAACATTGCCATGGTCCACGCTGACACACCCCTCTACACGGCGTTGGGACTCTTCGTCGACCAGAGGGTGTCTGCCCTGCCTGTAATCGATGATAATG GAAGGGTGGTTGACATATACTCCAAGTTTGACGTCATA AACCTGGCTGCGGAAAAGACGTACAACAACCTGGACATTACTGTCACAAAAGCCCTTCAGCATCGCTCTCAGTACTTTGAGGGAGTTCTCACCTGTCAAGCACATGAAACACTGGAGGCCATCATCAACAGACTGGTGGAGGCAGAG GTGCACAGATTAGTGATGATAGATGATCATGAGGTGGTGAAGGGCATCGTTTCTCTCTCAGATATTCTTCAGGCTCTGGTGCTCACCAGTGGAGACAATG GCTCTGCTTGA